A single genomic interval of Arthrobacter sp. NicSoilB8 harbors:
- a CDS encoding M48 family metallopeptidase, whose amino-acid sequence MTRAVPAATPPTPPLTTADGAPVVVRRSARRRRTVAAFWEDGTAVVAIPASFSRAQEREWVHRMLEKLRLQGARGARGSGRRRPRSDADLATHAAELSAKYLGGRAVPSSVRWVTNQNSRWGSATPSEGTIRLSAKLQPMPQWVIDYVLLHELAHLLVAGHDAAFWRLLEAYPETERAKAFLEGVSFATSRGLPPGEASPGEAYGDGYDETPDGTEIPAGAH is encoded by the coding sequence ATGACCCGTGCGGTTCCCGCTGCCACGCCGCCCACCCCACCGCTGACCACCGCCGACGGCGCCCCCGTTGTGGTGCGACGGTCCGCCCGCCGACGCCGGACCGTCGCCGCGTTCTGGGAAGACGGCACCGCCGTGGTCGCCATTCCCGCCTCGTTCAGCAGGGCCCAGGAGCGGGAATGGGTTCACCGTATGCTGGAAAAGCTCCGGCTGCAGGGGGCCCGCGGCGCCCGTGGCTCCGGCCGGCGGCGTCCCCGCTCTGATGCCGATCTTGCCACCCACGCCGCCGAGCTGTCAGCGAAATACCTGGGCGGCCGGGCGGTGCCGTCCTCGGTCCGCTGGGTCACCAACCAGAACTCGCGCTGGGGTTCGGCGACGCCGTCGGAGGGAACCATCCGGCTCTCGGCAAAGCTTCAGCCCATGCCGCAGTGGGTGATCGACTACGTGCTGCTCCACGAACTCGCCCACCTCCTGGTGGCAGGCCACGACGCCGCGTTCTGGCGGCTGCTGGAGGCGTACCCGGAAACGGAGCGTGCCAAGGCCTTCCTTGAGGGAGTCTCATTCGCGACCTCTCGCGGCCTGCCGCCCGGCGAGGCATCGCCCGGTGAAGCATACGGCGACGGATACGACGAAACCCCGGACGGAACCGAAATCCCGGCCGGGGCCCACTGA
- a CDS encoding UPF0182 family protein: MSRPASTVPPGRPQTRRGALTPTLIIVALIVVGFIFFANVWTDVLWYQQLGFFEVFMTENLARIAIFLTGFAIMFAAVFFAIRIAYHARPVYAPDSEIRDNLNRYQVQLEPIRRVVMVGLPILFGLFAGSAAASQWQKVLLFLNQEPFGQNDPQFNLDISFYLMTLPFLGFVTGFLISVTVVAGLAGILTHYLYGSIRIMERGIFTSRAAQIHLAVTGAAFLLLLGINFWLDRYSTVQNNGGRWAGALYTDVNAVIPTKAILAVAAAIVAVLFIIAAVIGKWRLPVIGTAMLIITAILAGGVYPWVIQQFQVRPSEQTLENEYIKRNIAMTRAAYGLDKVQEKRYNATTNATTGALAPDAQTTANIRLLDPNLISDAFSQLEQYRPYYQFPSALNVDRYEINGKIQDTVIAVRELNPDGLATNQQSWLNRHVVYTHGYGVVAAKGNKFTVDGKPEFLQAGIPSTGVLGNDSTYQPRVYFGQNSPDYSIVGAPDGAPHREQDRPAAKEGDGETQYTFTGNGGPNVGSFFNKILYAIKFQSSDLLLSDGVNAESQILYDRNPRDRVEKVAPYLTVDGNPYPAVVDGRVKWIVDGYTTSPYFPYSQQEQLSAATADSQTVANRTVALPNSSVNYIRNSVKATVDAYDGSVTLYAWDDQDPVLKAWQKIFPTSVKPYSEMSGALMSHVRYPEDLFKVQRELLGRYHVTNPDSFYTNIDAWSVPNDPTVKDDVKQPPYYMSLKMPDQDKPAFQLTSSFIPQVVNGNARNVLYGFLAADSDAGNQKGVKADSYGQLRLLQIPPETQVPGPGQAQNKFNSDPTVSQALNLLRQGASAVLNGNLLTLPVGGGMAYVQPVYLRSTGETSYPTLQRVLVAFGDKIGFAPTLDEALNQLFGGNSGASAGDSANKGQTPSTPTTPGGSPPGTTDAKAELKAALDEANAAIKAGQDALAKGDFATYGDQQKKLAAALQKALDAEAKLETTAAPASTASPSPSATPSATPSASAGS, from the coding sequence TTGTCCCGTCCCGCCAGCACTGTCCCGCCCGGAAGACCCCAGACACGACGCGGCGCCCTGACGCCGACGCTGATCATCGTGGCCCTGATCGTGGTCGGATTCATCTTCTTCGCCAATGTGTGGACGGATGTCCTCTGGTACCAGCAACTGGGCTTCTTCGAAGTGTTCATGACCGAGAACCTGGCCAGGATCGCGATCTTCCTGACCGGTTTCGCCATCATGTTTGCCGCCGTCTTCTTCGCCATCCGGATCGCGTACCACGCCCGGCCGGTCTATGCCCCCGACTCGGAAATCCGGGACAACCTGAACCGGTACCAGGTCCAGCTCGAACCAATCCGGCGCGTCGTGATGGTGGGCCTCCCCATCCTCTTCGGCCTGTTCGCCGGCAGCGCCGCGGCGAGCCAGTGGCAGAAAGTCCTGCTCTTCCTGAACCAGGAGCCCTTCGGCCAGAACGATCCGCAGTTCAACCTGGACATCAGCTTCTACCTGATGACCCTTCCCTTCCTCGGCTTCGTCACCGGGTTCCTCATCAGCGTCACGGTGGTCGCGGGACTTGCCGGCATCCTCACCCACTACCTCTACGGCAGTATCCGGATCATGGAACGCGGGATCTTCACCAGCCGCGCCGCGCAGATCCACCTGGCTGTCACGGGCGCTGCCTTCCTGCTGCTGCTGGGCATCAATTTCTGGCTGGACCGGTATTCCACGGTCCAGAACAACGGCGGACGTTGGGCCGGTGCGCTGTACACGGACGTGAACGCCGTCATCCCGACCAAGGCCATCCTGGCCGTGGCCGCGGCCATCGTGGCCGTGCTGTTCATCATCGCCGCGGTGATCGGCAAGTGGCGGCTCCCGGTGATCGGCACCGCCATGCTCATCATCACGGCCATCCTGGCCGGCGGGGTCTACCCGTGGGTCATCCAGCAGTTCCAGGTCCGGCCCTCGGAGCAGACGCTCGAGAACGAATACATCAAGCGGAACATCGCCATGACCCGGGCCGCCTACGGCCTGGATAAGGTCCAGGAAAAGCGGTACAACGCCACCACCAACGCCACGACCGGCGCGCTGGCCCCCGATGCGCAGACCACCGCCAACATCCGTCTGCTGGACCCGAACCTGATCTCGGATGCGTTCTCGCAGCTGGAGCAGTACCGGCCTTACTACCAGTTCCCCAGCGCCCTGAACGTGGACCGCTACGAGATCAACGGCAAGATCCAGGACACGGTCATCGCCGTCCGTGAACTGAACCCGGACGGACTGGCCACGAACCAGCAGTCCTGGCTGAACCGGCACGTGGTCTACACGCACGGCTATGGCGTTGTCGCGGCCAAGGGCAACAAGTTCACCGTCGACGGCAAGCCGGAATTCCTGCAGGCGGGCATCCCGTCCACCGGCGTGCTCGGCAATGATTCGACGTACCAGCCCCGCGTCTACTTCGGCCAGAACTCGCCCGACTACTCGATCGTGGGCGCCCCGGACGGCGCGCCGCACCGCGAGCAGGACCGGCCCGCGGCCAAGGAAGGCGACGGCGAAACGCAGTACACCTTTACCGGCAACGGCGGTCCGAATGTGGGCAGTTTCTTCAACAAGATTCTCTATGCGATCAAGTTCCAGTCCTCGGACCTGCTGCTTTCCGACGGTGTGAACGCCGAGTCCCAGATCCTTTACGACCGCAACCCGCGGGACCGCGTCGAGAAGGTAGCACCGTACCTGACGGTGGACGGCAACCCCTATCCCGCCGTCGTCGACGGCCGGGTGAAGTGGATCGTGGACGGGTACACCACGAGCCCGTACTTCCCGTACTCCCAGCAGGAACAGCTCTCCGCCGCCACGGCCGACTCGCAGACCGTCGCCAACCGCACAGTGGCCCTGCCCAACAGCTCGGTGAACTACATCCGTAACTCGGTCAAGGCCACCGTGGATGCTTACGACGGCTCCGTGACGCTGTACGCGTGGGACGACCAGGACCCGGTGCTGAAGGCCTGGCAGAAGATCTTCCCGACGTCGGTGAAGCCGTATTCCGAGATGTCCGGTGCGCTCATGAGCCATGTGCGGTACCCGGAGGACCTGTTCAAGGTTCAGCGCGAGCTTCTGGGCCGCTACCACGTGACCAATCCCGACAGCTTCTACACCAACATTGACGCGTGGTCCGTTCCTAACGACCCCACCGTCAAGGACGACGTCAAACAGCCGCCGTACTACATGTCGCTCAAGATGCCCGATCAGGACAAGCCGGCGTTCCAGCTGACCTCTTCGTTCATCCCGCAGGTGGTCAACGGCAACGCCCGCAACGTGCTCTACGGCTTCCTGGCCGCGGACTCCGATGCAGGCAACCAGAAGGGCGTCAAGGCGGACAGCTACGGCCAGCTCAGGCTGCTGCAAATCCCGCCGGAGACCCAGGTCCCCGGCCCCGGCCAGGCGCAGAACAAGTTCAACTCCGACCCCACCGTTTCGCAGGCCCTCAACCTCCTGCGCCAGGGTGCGTCGGCGGTGCTCAACGGCAACCTGCTGACGCTGCCCGTGGGCGGCGGCATGGCCTATGTCCAGCCCGTCTATCTGCGCTCCACGGGTGAAACCTCCTACCCGACGCTGCAGCGGGTCCTGGTGGCCTTCGGCGACAAGATCGGGTTCGCGCCCACGCTGGACGAGGCACTGAACCAGTTGTTCGGCGGAAATTCGGGAGCCTCGGCAGGGGACTCGGCGAACAAGGGACAAACGCCGTCCACCCCCACGACACCAGGGGGATCCCCTCCCGGAACCACGGACGCGAAGGCGGAACTGAAAGCCGCGCTCGATGAGGCCAACGCGGCGATCAAGGCCGGCCAGGACGCCCTCGCAAAGGGCGACTTCGCGACCTACGGTGACCAGCAGAAGAAGCTGGCGGCGGCATTGCAGAAGGCGCTCGACGCCGAAGCGAAGCTGGAAACGACGGCGGCACCTGCAAGCACTGCCTCGCCGTCGCCGTCCGCCACCCCGTCGGCGACGCCGTCAGCATCAGCCGGCAGCTAA
- a CDS encoding zinc-dependent metalloprotease: MTSNPLNPSNGDEEPKDPLAEMLKNLMGGQGMGNIDPAELAKAAGLPDDPNLLAQMFSQVQAMMSAPTEGPVNWQLAHENARRVAASGSDPSVTAQQSREVDEALRLAELWLDQVTGLPATGLIGRAWSRAEWVEETLGTWKRLTEPVANSIANALSAAMTEQMPEEMKAMMGGASSMIQNMGGAIFGMQLGQAIGALSAEVVSSTDIGVPLADLEMALLPANVAKFGEGLSLPENDIRLFLAVREAAHARLFVQVPWLRGHLLSAIEAYARGIHIDTSKIEELAREIDPSNPEGIQEALSQGVFMPQRTPAQEQALEKLETALALVEGWVDELTWGATEKLLPSAAALRETVRRRRATGGPAEHAFSSLVGLELRPRRLREAATLWASLKDERGIEGRDAVWQHPDLLPTAEDLDDPQGFTERRKLAEASDSEVDDALQKLLSGGFDEQADAGTEDSGSGQEPPADNDDDREDGGPEEGGSPKA; the protein is encoded by the coding sequence ATGACCTCCAACCCACTCAATCCGTCCAATGGCGACGAGGAACCCAAGGATCCCTTGGCCGAAATGCTCAAGAACCTGATGGGCGGCCAGGGCATGGGCAATATCGACCCCGCCGAACTCGCCAAGGCCGCGGGACTGCCGGACGATCCCAATCTCCTGGCCCAGATGTTCTCCCAGGTGCAGGCGATGATGAGCGCCCCGACGGAGGGGCCCGTCAATTGGCAACTGGCGCACGAGAACGCCCGGCGGGTGGCGGCCAGCGGGTCCGACCCCTCGGTCACCGCACAACAGTCGCGTGAGGTCGACGAGGCCCTGCGGCTGGCCGAACTCTGGCTGGACCAGGTCACGGGGCTTCCGGCCACGGGACTGATCGGCCGGGCATGGTCCCGTGCCGAATGGGTCGAGGAAACCCTCGGCACGTGGAAGCGGTTGACCGAGCCGGTGGCCAACAGCATTGCCAACGCGCTTTCCGCCGCCATGACCGAGCAGATGCCCGAGGAAATGAAGGCGATGATGGGCGGCGCCTCCTCGATGATCCAGAACATGGGCGGGGCGATTTTCGGCATGCAGCTCGGCCAGGCGATCGGCGCGCTCTCGGCCGAAGTGGTCAGCTCCACGGACATCGGGGTGCCCCTGGCAGACCTCGAAATGGCGCTCCTGCCGGCCAATGTGGCGAAATTCGGTGAGGGCCTCAGCCTGCCGGAAAATGACATCCGCCTGTTCCTCGCGGTGCGCGAGGCCGCCCACGCCCGCCTCTTCGTCCAGGTCCCCTGGCTCCGCGGACACCTGCTCAGCGCGATCGAGGCCTATGCCCGCGGCATCCACATCGATACGTCCAAGATCGAAGAACTTGCCCGGGAGATCGATCCCAGCAACCCCGAGGGCATCCAGGAGGCGCTCTCGCAGGGTGTCTTCATGCCGCAGCGCACGCCTGCGCAGGAGCAGGCCCTCGAAAAGCTGGAGACGGCCCTGGCTCTGGTGGAGGGCTGGGTGGACGAACTCACCTGGGGCGCCACCGAGAAGCTGCTCCCCTCCGCCGCCGCACTGCGCGAGACCGTACGGCGCCGCCGGGCCACCGGGGGGCCCGCGGAGCACGCGTTCTCCTCCCTTGTGGGACTCGAACTGCGGCCGCGCCGGCTCCGCGAGGCCGCCACGCTGTGGGCCTCGCTCAAGGACGAGCGTGGCATTGAGGGCCGCGATGCCGTCTGGCAGCATCCTGATCTGCTGCCCACGGCAGAGGACCTGGACGATCCGCAGGGCTTCACTGAACGCCGGAAGCTTGCCGAAGCCAGCGACAGCGAGGTCGATGACGCCCTGCAGAAGCTTCTCAGCGGCGGCTTCGACGAGCAAGCCGACGCCGGTACGGAGGACTCAGGCTCCGGCCAGGAACCGCCGGCGGACAACGACGACGACCGTGAGGACGGCGGGCCGGAAGAGGGCGGCAGCCCCAAGGCTTAG
- a CDS encoding deoxyribodipyrimidine photo-lyase, whose product MSATLVWLRDDLRLDDNPALTEAAALGTPLTVVYVLDEQSPGIRPLGGAVKWWLHHSLAGLAAALETAGSRLVLRRGPAARIIQDLAAETAADTLLWNRRYGEPERTVDAGLKNWATAEGLSATSFQANLMFEPWTVRTGSGGPYKVFTPFWKACLAGTEPRQPLAAPDRLPAPAHTRDGTLPSSEAIESWALLPHNPDWSTGLAETWTPGEAGAHSRLADFVDGPAAEYGTGRDIPGVEGTSRLSPHLRFGEISPFRIWHTLREHFAPGAPADVGIFRSELGWREFCWQLLYENPDLATQNYRPEFDRFEWQPPSGSELDAWQQGRTGYPLVDAGMRQLWQTGWMHNRVRMAAASFLVKNLLADWRLGEAWFWDTLVDADAASNPANWQWVAGSGADASPYFRIFNPVTQSKKFDAAGRYLREYIPELAALDDKAVHEPWKADGAAPGYPAPIVDLAESRAVALATYQRLKDG is encoded by the coding sequence ATGTCTGCGACCCTTGTCTGGCTCCGCGACGACCTCCGGCTGGATGACAATCCTGCACTGACCGAGGCCGCCGCCCTGGGCACACCCCTGACCGTTGTCTATGTCCTCGACGAGCAATCGCCCGGCATCCGGCCCTTGGGCGGCGCCGTGAAGTGGTGGCTCCACCATTCCCTCGCAGGGCTCGCCGCTGCGCTGGAGACCGCCGGCTCACGGCTGGTGCTCCGCCGCGGCCCGGCCGCCCGGATCATCCAGGACCTCGCCGCGGAAACCGCTGCCGACACCCTGCTGTGGAACCGACGCTATGGCGAACCTGAGCGCACCGTCGACGCCGGCCTGAAGAACTGGGCCACCGCCGAGGGCCTCAGCGCGACGAGCTTCCAGGCGAACCTCATGTTTGAGCCCTGGACCGTGCGGACCGGCAGCGGAGGCCCCTACAAGGTCTTCACGCCCTTCTGGAAAGCGTGCCTGGCCGGCACCGAGCCCCGGCAGCCGCTGGCGGCCCCGGACCGGCTACCGGCCCCTGCGCACACCCGTGACGGAACCCTTCCCTCAAGCGAAGCAATAGAGAGCTGGGCACTGCTCCCCCACAATCCCGACTGGAGCACGGGGCTGGCCGAGACATGGACGCCGGGAGAAGCCGGCGCCCACAGCCGCCTGGCGGATTTCGTGGACGGGCCGGCCGCGGAATACGGCACCGGGCGCGACATCCCCGGCGTCGAAGGTACCAGCAGGCTTTCCCCCCATCTGCGCTTTGGGGAAATCAGCCCCTTCCGGATCTGGCACACGCTGCGGGAACACTTTGCGCCGGGGGCACCGGCCGACGTCGGGATCTTCCGTTCCGAACTCGGCTGGCGGGAATTCTGCTGGCAGCTGCTCTACGAGAACCCGGATCTGGCGACGCAGAACTACCGGCCCGAGTTCGACCGCTTCGAGTGGCAGCCGCCGTCGGGCTCCGAGCTTGATGCCTGGCAGCAGGGCCGTACGGGCTATCCGCTGGTAGATGCGGGCATGCGCCAGCTCTGGCAGACCGGCTGGATGCACAACCGCGTGCGGATGGCCGCGGCGTCCTTTCTGGTGAAGAACCTGCTGGCCGACTGGCGGCTGGGCGAGGCGTGGTTCTGGGACACGCTGGTGGACGCCGATGCCGCGAGCAACCCGGCCAACTGGCAGTGGGTCGCGGGGTCGGGCGCCGACGCCTCGCCGTATTTCCGGATTTTCAATCCGGTCACGCAGAGCAAGAAGTTCGACGCCGCCGGCCGCTACTTGCGCGAGTACATTCCTGAGCTCGCGGCGCTGGACGACAAGGCGGTTCACGAGCCTTGGAAGGCCGACGGCGCCGCCCCCGGCTACCCGGCACCCATTGTGGACCTTGCCGAGTCCAGGGCCGTTGCCCTGGCCACCTACCAGCGCCTGAAGGACGGCTGA
- a CDS encoding S16 family serine protease yields the protein MTVTQGEQPASDPAAGPVRGRRSRAAGAGVPHKRGNRSSAMLVSGLLTLALGLTAVSLPVPYVVESPGPTFNTIGEDNGKPVISVTGHETFPAKGNLDLTTVYVDGGPNGPVSVFEAFSAWLNGTKAVYPQELLFPTGVTKEQSQQESATAMTTSQENAVASALKELKIPFEQKMQVAGLPDDSASKGLLETGDVLVSINDKPITALGVVQTELAAGNGKPVKVIVERAGSQVPVAITPAKNSAGRYILGVLLQYKFTFPFDVKISLDKVGGPSAGMMFALGIIDTVTPGDLTGGKHIAGTGTITPDGAVGPIGGIAQKMQGARSGGATMFLAPAANCDDVVGHVPDGLQVVRVENLTEARKAVELAASGGDTSGLPVCTSN from the coding sequence ATGACAGTCACCCAAGGTGAACAGCCCGCCAGCGACCCGGCGGCCGGCCCGGTCCGGGGCAGGAGGTCGCGAGCGGCAGGTGCCGGCGTACCGCACAAGCGCGGCAACCGGTCGTCAGCCATGCTGGTCTCGGGGCTGCTGACCTTGGCCCTGGGGCTCACCGCGGTGAGCCTCCCGGTGCCCTACGTGGTCGAGTCTCCCGGACCTACCTTCAACACCATTGGCGAGGACAACGGCAAACCGGTCATCAGTGTGACCGGCCACGAGACGTTCCCCGCCAAGGGCAATCTGGACCTGACCACCGTCTATGTCGACGGCGGCCCGAACGGTCCAGTCAGCGTGTTCGAGGCGTTTTCGGCGTGGCTCAACGGGACCAAGGCCGTCTACCCGCAGGAACTGCTGTTCCCCACCGGCGTGACCAAGGAACAGTCACAGCAGGAGAGCGCCACCGCGATGACCACCTCCCAGGAGAACGCCGTCGCCTCGGCACTGAAGGAACTCAAGATTCCGTTCGAACAGAAAATGCAGGTGGCCGGCCTCCCGGACGACTCCGCCTCGAAGGGTCTGCTGGAAACAGGCGACGTTCTGGTCTCGATTAACGACAAGCCCATCACGGCCCTCGGTGTCGTCCAGACGGAACTGGCCGCCGGCAACGGCAAGCCCGTCAAAGTCATCGTGGAACGCGCCGGCAGCCAGGTGCCCGTCGCGATCACTCCGGCCAAGAACAGCGCCGGCCGCTACATCCTCGGCGTCCTGCTGCAGTACAAATTCACCTTCCCGTTTGACGTCAAGATCTCCCTCGACAAGGTGGGAGGCCCCAGCGCGGGCATGATGTTCGCCCTGGGCATCATCGATACCGTCACGCCCGGGGACCTGACCGGGGGCAAGCACATCGCCGGGACCGGAACCATCACCCCGGACGGCGCCGTAGGGCCCATCGGCGGGATCGCCCAGAAGATGCAGGGGGCCAGGTCCGGCGGGGCCACGATGTTCCTGGCACCGGCGGCCAATTGCGACGACGTCGTGGGCCACGTTCCCGACGGCCTGCAGGTCGTCAGGGTGGAGAACCTGACCGAGGCACGAAAAGCGGTTGAACTGGCCGCGTCAGGCGGCGACACATCCGGCCTCCCCGTCTGCACCAGCAACTAG